In Symphalangus syndactylus isolate Jambi chromosome 15, NHGRI_mSymSyn1-v2.1_pri, whole genome shotgun sequence, the following are encoded in one genomic region:
- the UPF3A gene encoding regulator of nonsense transcripts 3A isoform X1 has translation MRSEKEGAGGPRAAVAARGPSGREKLSALEVQFHRDSQQQEAETPPTSSSGCAGGAGKPREEKRTALSKVVIRRLPPGLTKEQLEEQLRPLPAHDYFEFFAADLSLYPHLYSRAYINFRNPDDILLFRDRFDGYIFLDSKGLEYPAVVEFAPFQKIAKKKLRKKDAKTGSIEDDPEYKKFLETYCVEEEKTSANPETLLGEMEAKTRELIARRTTPLLEYIKNRKLEKQRIREEKREERRRRELEKKRLREEEKRRRREEERCKKKETDKQKKIAEKEVRIKLLKKPEKGEEPTTEKPKERGEEIDTGGGKQESCAPGAVIKARPVEGSLEEPQETSHSGSDKEHRDVERSQEQESKAQRHHVDDGRRHRAHHEPDWLSRRSEDEQRWGKGPGQDRGKKGSQDSGAPGEAMERLGRAQRCDDSPAPRKERLANKDRPALQLYDPGARFRARECGGSRRICKAEGSGTGPEKREEAE, from the exons ATGCGCTCGGAAAAGGAGGGGGCCGGAGGCCCTAGGGCGGCCGTTGCCGCGCGGGGCCCGAGCGGGAGGGAAAAGCTGTCAGCCCTAGAGGTGCAGTTCCACCGCGACTCGCAgcagcaggaggctgagacgCCGCCAACCTCGTCCTCCGGTTGCGCTGGCGGTGCGGGCAAACCTCGCGAGGAGAAGAGGACGGCCCTGAGCAAG GTGGTCATCCGCCGCCTGCCCCCGGGCCTCACCAAGGAGCAGCTGGAGGAGCAGCTGCGCCCGCTGCCAGCACACGACTACTTCGAGTTCTTCGCCGCCGACCTGAG TCTTTATCCTCATCTCTACTCAAGAGCATACATTAATTTTAGGAATCCTGATGACATTCTTCTTTTTAGAGATCGTTTTGATGGATATATCTTCCTTGACAGCAAAG GCCTAGAATATCCTGCAGTGGTAGAGTTTGCTCCGTTCCAGAAGATAGCCAAAAAGAAGCTGAGAAAAAAAGATGCCAAGACTGGAAGCATCGAAGATG ATCCAGAATATAAGAAGTTTTTAGAAACCTACTGTgtggaggaagagaagaccagTGCCAACCCTGAGACTCTGCTGGGGGAGATGGAGGCGAAGACAAGAGAGCTCATTG CTAGAAGAACCACACCTCTTttggaatatattaaaaatagaaaattagaaaagcag AGAATTCGAGAAGAGAAGCGAGAAGAACGGAGGAGGAGAGAGTTAGAAAAGAAACGTTTGcgggaagaggaaaaaagaagaagaagagaagaagaaagatgcaaaaaaaaagagacagataaacagaagaaaattgcAGAGAAAGAAGTACGGATCAAG CTTCTTAAGAAACCAGAAAAGGGAGAGGAACCAACCACAGAGAAaccaaaagaaagaggagaggagattGATACTGGAGGTGGCAAGCAGGAATCCTGTGCCCCCGGTGCAGTCATAAAAGCCAGGCCTGTGGAAGGCTCGCTGGAGGAGCCCCAGGAGAC GTCACACAGCGGCAGTGATAAAGAGCACAGGGATGTGGAGAGATCTCAAGAACAAGAATCTAAAGCACAAAGACACCATGTGGATGACGGCAGGAGGCACAGAGCTCACCACGAGCCTGACTGGCTTTCCAGAAGGAGTGAGGATGAGCAGAGATGGGGGAAAGGACCTGGCCAAGACAGAGGGAAGAAGGGGAGCCAGGACAGCGGGGCTCCGGGGGAGGCCATGGAGAGACTGGGAAGAGCGCAGAGGTGTGACGACAGTCCGGCACCCAGAAAAGAGCGACTGGCAAACAAG GACCGGCCAGCCTTGCAGCTGTATGATCCAGGAGCTCGCTTCCGAGCGCGAGAGTGTGGCGGAAGCAGGAGGATCTGCAAGGCAGAAGGTTCGGGGACTGGCCCTGAGAAGAGGGAAGAGGCAGAGTGA
- the UPF3A gene encoding regulator of nonsense transcripts 3A isoform X9 translates to MEAKTRELIARRTTPLLEYIKNRKLEKQRIREEKREERRRRELEKKRLREEEKRRRREEERCKKKETDKQKKIAEKEVRIKLLKKPEKGEEPTTEKPKERGEEIDTGGGKQESCAPGAVIKARPVEGSLEEPQETSHSGSDKEHRDVERSQEQESKAQRHHVDDGRRHRAHHEPDWLSRRSEDEQRWGKGPGQDRGKKGSQDSGAPGEAMERLGRAQRCDDSPAPRKERLANKDRPALQLYDPGARFRARECGGSRRICKAEGSGTGPEKREEAE, encoded by the exons ATGGAGGCGAAGACAAGAGAGCTCATTG CTAGAAGAACCACACCTCTTttggaatatattaaaaatagaaaattagaaaagcag AGAATTCGAGAAGAGAAGCGAGAAGAACGGAGGAGGAGAGAGTTAGAAAAGAAACGTTTGcgggaagaggaaaaaagaagaagaagagaagaagaaagatgcaaaaaaaaagagacagataaacagaagaaaattgcAGAGAAAGAAGTACGGATCAAG CTTCTTAAGAAACCAGAAAAGGGAGAGGAACCAACCACAGAGAAaccaaaagaaagaggagaggagattGATACTGGAGGTGGCAAGCAGGAATCCTGTGCCCCCGGTGCAGTCATAAAAGCCAGGCCTGTGGAAGGCTCGCTGGAGGAGCCCCAGGAGAC GTCACACAGCGGCAGTGATAAAGAGCACAGGGATGTGGAGAGATCTCAAGAACAAGAATCTAAAGCACAAAGACACCATGTGGATGACGGCAGGAGGCACAGAGCTCACCACGAGCCTGACTGGCTTTCCAGAAGGAGTGAGGATGAGCAGAGATGGGGGAAAGGACCTGGCCAAGACAGAGGGAAGAAGGGGAGCCAGGACAGCGGGGCTCCGGGGGAGGCCATGGAGAGACTGGGAAGAGCGCAGAGGTGTGACGACAGTCCGGCACCCAGAAAAGAGCGACTGGCAAACAAG GACCGGCCAGCCTTGCAGCTGTATGATCCAGGAGCTCGCTTCCGAGCGCGAGAGTGTGGCGGAAGCAGGAGGATCTGCAAGGCAGAAGGTTCGGGGACTGGCCCTGAGAAGAGGGAAGAGGCAGAGTGA
- the UPF3A gene encoding regulator of nonsense transcripts 3A isoform X4 produces MRSEKEGAGGPRAAVAARGPSGREKLSALEVQFHRDSQQQEAETPPTSSSGCAGGAGKPREEKRTALSKVVIRRLPPGLTKEQLEEQLRPLPAHDYFEFFAADLSLYPHLYSRAYINFRNPDDILLFRDRFDGYIFLDSKARRTTPLLEYIKNRKLEKQRIREEKREERRRRELEKKRLREEEKRRRREEERCKKKETDKQKKIAEKEVRIKLLKKPEKGEEPTTEKPKERGEEIDTGGGKQESCAPGAVIKARPVEGSLEEPQETSHSGSDKEHRDVERSQEQESKAQRHHVDDGRRHRAHHEPDWLSRRSEDEQRWGKGPGQDRGKKGSQDSGAPGEAMERLGRAQRCDDSPAPRKERLANKDRPALQLYDPGARFRARECGGSRRICKAEGSGTGPEKREEAE; encoded by the exons ATGCGCTCGGAAAAGGAGGGGGCCGGAGGCCCTAGGGCGGCCGTTGCCGCGCGGGGCCCGAGCGGGAGGGAAAAGCTGTCAGCCCTAGAGGTGCAGTTCCACCGCGACTCGCAgcagcaggaggctgagacgCCGCCAACCTCGTCCTCCGGTTGCGCTGGCGGTGCGGGCAAACCTCGCGAGGAGAAGAGGACGGCCCTGAGCAAG GTGGTCATCCGCCGCCTGCCCCCGGGCCTCACCAAGGAGCAGCTGGAGGAGCAGCTGCGCCCGCTGCCAGCACACGACTACTTCGAGTTCTTCGCCGCCGACCTGAG TCTTTATCCTCATCTCTACTCAAGAGCATACATTAATTTTAGGAATCCTGATGACATTCTTCTTTTTAGAGATCGTTTTGATGGATATATCTTCCTTGACAGCAAAG CTAGAAGAACCACACCTCTTttggaatatattaaaaatagaaaattagaaaagcag AGAATTCGAGAAGAGAAGCGAGAAGAACGGAGGAGGAGAGAGTTAGAAAAGAAACGTTTGcgggaagaggaaaaaagaagaagaagagaagaagaaagatgcaaaaaaaaagagacagataaacagaagaaaattgcAGAGAAAGAAGTACGGATCAAG CTTCTTAAGAAACCAGAAAAGGGAGAGGAACCAACCACAGAGAAaccaaaagaaagaggagaggagattGATACTGGAGGTGGCAAGCAGGAATCCTGTGCCCCCGGTGCAGTCATAAAAGCCAGGCCTGTGGAAGGCTCGCTGGAGGAGCCCCAGGAGAC GTCACACAGCGGCAGTGATAAAGAGCACAGGGATGTGGAGAGATCTCAAGAACAAGAATCTAAAGCACAAAGACACCATGTGGATGACGGCAGGAGGCACAGAGCTCACCACGAGCCTGACTGGCTTTCCAGAAGGAGTGAGGATGAGCAGAGATGGGGGAAAGGACCTGGCCAAGACAGAGGGAAGAAGGGGAGCCAGGACAGCGGGGCTCCGGGGGAGGCCATGGAGAGACTGGGAAGAGCGCAGAGGTGTGACGACAGTCCGGCACCCAGAAAAGAGCGACTGGCAAACAAG GACCGGCCAGCCTTGCAGCTGTATGATCCAGGAGCTCGCTTCCGAGCGCGAGAGTGTGGCGGAAGCAGGAGGATCTGCAAGGCAGAAGGTTCGGGGACTGGCCCTGAGAAGAGGGAAGAGGCAGAGTGA
- the UPF3A gene encoding regulator of nonsense transcripts 3A isoform X3: MRSEKEGAGGPRAAVAARGPSGREKLSALEVQFHRDSQQQEAETPPTSSSGCAGGAGKPREEKRTALSKVVIRRLPPGLTKEQLEEQLRPLPAHDYFEFFAADLSLYPHLYSRAYINFRNPDDILLFRDRFDGYIFLDSKDPEYKKFLETYCVEEEKTSANPETLLGEMEAKTRELIARRTTPLLEYIKNRKLEKQRIREEKREERRRRELEKKRLREEEKRRRREEERCKKKETDKQKKIAEKEVRIKLLKKPEKGEEPTTEKPKERGEEIDTGGGKQESCAPGAVIKARPVEGSLEEPQETSHSGSDKEHRDVERSQEQESKAQRHHVDDGRRHRAHHEPDWLSRRSEDEQRWGKGPGQDRGKKGSQDSGAPGEAMERLGRAQRCDDSPAPRKERLANKDRPALQLYDPGARFRARECGGSRRICKAEGSGTGPEKREEAE; encoded by the exons ATGCGCTCGGAAAAGGAGGGGGCCGGAGGCCCTAGGGCGGCCGTTGCCGCGCGGGGCCCGAGCGGGAGGGAAAAGCTGTCAGCCCTAGAGGTGCAGTTCCACCGCGACTCGCAgcagcaggaggctgagacgCCGCCAACCTCGTCCTCCGGTTGCGCTGGCGGTGCGGGCAAACCTCGCGAGGAGAAGAGGACGGCCCTGAGCAAG GTGGTCATCCGCCGCCTGCCCCCGGGCCTCACCAAGGAGCAGCTGGAGGAGCAGCTGCGCCCGCTGCCAGCACACGACTACTTCGAGTTCTTCGCCGCCGACCTGAG TCTTTATCCTCATCTCTACTCAAGAGCATACATTAATTTTAGGAATCCTGATGACATTCTTCTTTTTAGAGATCGTTTTGATGGATATATCTTCCTTGACAGCAAAG ATCCAGAATATAAGAAGTTTTTAGAAACCTACTGTgtggaggaagagaagaccagTGCCAACCCTGAGACTCTGCTGGGGGAGATGGAGGCGAAGACAAGAGAGCTCATTG CTAGAAGAACCACACCTCTTttggaatatattaaaaatagaaaattagaaaagcag AGAATTCGAGAAGAGAAGCGAGAAGAACGGAGGAGGAGAGAGTTAGAAAAGAAACGTTTGcgggaagaggaaaaaagaagaagaagagaagaagaaagatgcaaaaaaaaagagacagataaacagaagaaaattgcAGAGAAAGAAGTACGGATCAAG CTTCTTAAGAAACCAGAAAAGGGAGAGGAACCAACCACAGAGAAaccaaaagaaagaggagaggagattGATACTGGAGGTGGCAAGCAGGAATCCTGTGCCCCCGGTGCAGTCATAAAAGCCAGGCCTGTGGAAGGCTCGCTGGAGGAGCCCCAGGAGAC GTCACACAGCGGCAGTGATAAAGAGCACAGGGATGTGGAGAGATCTCAAGAACAAGAATCTAAAGCACAAAGACACCATGTGGATGACGGCAGGAGGCACAGAGCTCACCACGAGCCTGACTGGCTTTCCAGAAGGAGTGAGGATGAGCAGAGATGGGGGAAAGGACCTGGCCAAGACAGAGGGAAGAAGGGGAGCCAGGACAGCGGGGCTCCGGGGGAGGCCATGGAGAGACTGGGAAGAGCGCAGAGGTGTGACGACAGTCCGGCACCCAGAAAAGAGCGACTGGCAAACAAG GACCGGCCAGCCTTGCAGCTGTATGATCCAGGAGCTCGCTTCCGAGCGCGAGAGTGTGGCGGAAGCAGGAGGATCTGCAAGGCAGAAGGTTCGGGGACTGGCCCTGAGAAGAGGGAAGAGGCAGAGTGA
- the UPF3A gene encoding regulator of nonsense transcripts 3A isoform X10, with product MKAKDQDRVSRRTTPLLEYIKNRKLEKQRIREEKREERRRRELEKKRLREEEKRRRREEERCKKKETDKQKKIAEKEVRIKLLKKPEKGEEPTTEKPKERGEEIDTGGGKQESCAPGAVIKARPVEGSLEEPQETSHSGSDKEHRDVERSQEQESKAQRHHVDDGRRHRAHHEPDWLSRRSEDEQRWGKGPGQDRGKKGSQDSGAPGEAMERLGRAQRCDDSPAPRKERLANKDRPALQLYDPGARFRARECGGSRRICKAEGSGTGPEKREEAE from the exons ATGAAAGCGAAGGACCAAGATAGAGTCT CTAGAAGAACCACACCTCTTttggaatatattaaaaatagaaaattagaaaagcag AGAATTCGAGAAGAGAAGCGAGAAGAACGGAGGAGGAGAGAGTTAGAAAAGAAACGTTTGcgggaagaggaaaaaagaagaagaagagaagaagaaagatgcaaaaaaaaagagacagataaacagaagaaaattgcAGAGAAAGAAGTACGGATCAAG CTTCTTAAGAAACCAGAAAAGGGAGAGGAACCAACCACAGAGAAaccaaaagaaagaggagaggagattGATACTGGAGGTGGCAAGCAGGAATCCTGTGCCCCCGGTGCAGTCATAAAAGCCAGGCCTGTGGAAGGCTCGCTGGAGGAGCCCCAGGAGAC GTCACACAGCGGCAGTGATAAAGAGCACAGGGATGTGGAGAGATCTCAAGAACAAGAATCTAAAGCACAAAGACACCATGTGGATGACGGCAGGAGGCACAGAGCTCACCACGAGCCTGACTGGCTTTCCAGAAGGAGTGAGGATGAGCAGAGATGGGGGAAAGGACCTGGCCAAGACAGAGGGAAGAAGGGGAGCCAGGACAGCGGGGCTCCGGGGGAGGCCATGGAGAGACTGGGAAGAGCGCAGAGGTGTGACGACAGTCCGGCACCCAGAAAAGAGCGACTGGCAAACAAG GACCGGCCAGCCTTGCAGCTGTATGATCCAGGAGCTCGCTTCCGAGCGCGAGAGTGTGGCGGAAGCAGGAGGATCTGCAAGGCAGAAGGTTCGGGGACTGGCCCTGAGAAGAGGGAAGAGGCAGAGTGA
- the UPF3A gene encoding regulator of nonsense transcripts 3A isoform X11 translates to MKAKDQDRVSRRTTPLLEYIKNRKLEKQRIREEKREERRRRELEKKRLREEEKRRRREEERCKKKETDKQKKIAEKELLKKPEKGEEPTTEKPKERGEEIDTGGGKQESCAPGAVIKARPVEGSLEEPQETSHSGSDKEHRDVERSQEQESKAQRHHVDDGRRHRAHHEPDWLSRRSEDEQRWGKGPGQDRGKKGSQDSGAPGEAMERLGRAQRCDDSPAPRKERLANKDRPALQLYDPGARFRARECGGSRRICKAEGSGTGPEKREEAE, encoded by the exons ATGAAAGCGAAGGACCAAGATAGAGTCT CTAGAAGAACCACACCTCTTttggaatatattaaaaatagaaaattagaaaagcag AGAATTCGAGAAGAGAAGCGAGAAGAACGGAGGAGGAGAGAGTTAGAAAAGAAACGTTTGcgggaagaggaaaaaagaagaagaagagaagaagaaagatgcaaaaaaaaagagacagataaacagaagaaaattgcAGAGAAAGAA CTTCTTAAGAAACCAGAAAAGGGAGAGGAACCAACCACAGAGAAaccaaaagaaagaggagaggagattGATACTGGAGGTGGCAAGCAGGAATCCTGTGCCCCCGGTGCAGTCATAAAAGCCAGGCCTGTGGAAGGCTCGCTGGAGGAGCCCCAGGAGAC GTCACACAGCGGCAGTGATAAAGAGCACAGGGATGTGGAGAGATCTCAAGAACAAGAATCTAAAGCACAAAGACACCATGTGGATGACGGCAGGAGGCACAGAGCTCACCACGAGCCTGACTGGCTTTCCAGAAGGAGTGAGGATGAGCAGAGATGGGGGAAAGGACCTGGCCAAGACAGAGGGAAGAAGGGGAGCCAGGACAGCGGGGCTCCGGGGGAGGCCATGGAGAGACTGGGAAGAGCGCAGAGGTGTGACGACAGTCCGGCACCCAGAAAAGAGCGACTGGCAAACAAG GACCGGCCAGCCTTGCAGCTGTATGATCCAGGAGCTCGCTTCCGAGCGCGAGAGTGTGGCGGAAGCAGGAGGATCTGCAAGGCAGAAGGTTCGGGGACTGGCCCTGAGAAGAGGGAAGAGGCAGAGTGA
- the UPF3A gene encoding regulator of nonsense transcripts 3A isoform X2, with translation MRSEKEGAGGPRAAVAARGPSGREKLSALEVQFHRDSQQQEAETPPTSSSGCAGGAGKPREEKRTALSKVVIRRLPPGLTKEQLEEQLRPLPAHDYFEFFAADLSLYPHLYSRAYINFRNPDDILLFRDRFDGYIFLDSKGLEYPAVVEFAPFQKIAKKKLRKKDAKTGSIEDDPEYKKFLETYCVEEEKTSANPETLLGEMEAKTRELIARRTTPLLEYIKNRKLEKQRIREEKREERRRRELEKKRLREEEKRRRREEERCKKKETDKQKKIAEKELLKKPEKGEEPTTEKPKERGEEIDTGGGKQESCAPGAVIKARPVEGSLEEPQETSHSGSDKEHRDVERSQEQESKAQRHHVDDGRRHRAHHEPDWLSRRSEDEQRWGKGPGQDRGKKGSQDSGAPGEAMERLGRAQRCDDSPAPRKERLANKDRPALQLYDPGARFRARECGGSRRICKAEGSGTGPEKREEAE, from the exons ATGCGCTCGGAAAAGGAGGGGGCCGGAGGCCCTAGGGCGGCCGTTGCCGCGCGGGGCCCGAGCGGGAGGGAAAAGCTGTCAGCCCTAGAGGTGCAGTTCCACCGCGACTCGCAgcagcaggaggctgagacgCCGCCAACCTCGTCCTCCGGTTGCGCTGGCGGTGCGGGCAAACCTCGCGAGGAGAAGAGGACGGCCCTGAGCAAG GTGGTCATCCGCCGCCTGCCCCCGGGCCTCACCAAGGAGCAGCTGGAGGAGCAGCTGCGCCCGCTGCCAGCACACGACTACTTCGAGTTCTTCGCCGCCGACCTGAG TCTTTATCCTCATCTCTACTCAAGAGCATACATTAATTTTAGGAATCCTGATGACATTCTTCTTTTTAGAGATCGTTTTGATGGATATATCTTCCTTGACAGCAAAG GCCTAGAATATCCTGCAGTGGTAGAGTTTGCTCCGTTCCAGAAGATAGCCAAAAAGAAGCTGAGAAAAAAAGATGCCAAGACTGGAAGCATCGAAGATG ATCCAGAATATAAGAAGTTTTTAGAAACCTACTGTgtggaggaagagaagaccagTGCCAACCCTGAGACTCTGCTGGGGGAGATGGAGGCGAAGACAAGAGAGCTCATTG CTAGAAGAACCACACCTCTTttggaatatattaaaaatagaaaattagaaaagcag AGAATTCGAGAAGAGAAGCGAGAAGAACGGAGGAGGAGAGAGTTAGAAAAGAAACGTTTGcgggaagaggaaaaaagaagaagaagagaagaagaaagatgcaaaaaaaaagagacagataaacagaagaaaattgcAGAGAAAGAA CTTCTTAAGAAACCAGAAAAGGGAGAGGAACCAACCACAGAGAAaccaaaagaaagaggagaggagattGATACTGGAGGTGGCAAGCAGGAATCCTGTGCCCCCGGTGCAGTCATAAAAGCCAGGCCTGTGGAAGGCTCGCTGGAGGAGCCCCAGGAGAC GTCACACAGCGGCAGTGATAAAGAGCACAGGGATGTGGAGAGATCTCAAGAACAAGAATCTAAAGCACAAAGACACCATGTGGATGACGGCAGGAGGCACAGAGCTCACCACGAGCCTGACTGGCTTTCCAGAAGGAGTGAGGATGAGCAGAGATGGGGGAAAGGACCTGGCCAAGACAGAGGGAAGAAGGGGAGCCAGGACAGCGGGGCTCCGGGGGAGGCCATGGAGAGACTGGGAAGAGCGCAGAGGTGTGACGACAGTCCGGCACCCAGAAAAGAGCGACTGGCAAACAAG GACCGGCCAGCCTTGCAGCTGTATGATCCAGGAGCTCGCTTCCGAGCGCGAGAGTGTGGCGGAAGCAGGAGGATCTGCAAGGCAGAAGGTTCGGGGACTGGCCCTGAGAAGAGGGAAGAGGCAGAGTGA
- the UPF3A gene encoding regulator of nonsense transcripts 3A isoform X7, with the protein MRSEKEGAGGPRAAVAARGPSGREKLSALEVQFHRDSQQQEAETPPTSSSGCAGGAGKPREEKRTALSKVVIRRLPPGLTKEQLEEQLRPLPAHDYFEFFAADLSLYPHLYSRAYINFRNPDDILLFRDRFDGYIFLDSKGLEYPAVVEFAPFQKIAKKKLRKKDAKTGSIEDDPEYKKFLETYCVEEEKTSANPETLLGEMEAKTRELIARRTTPLLEYIKNRKLEKQRIREEKREERRRRELEKKRLREEEKRRRREEERCKKKETDKQKKIAEKEVRIKVTQRQ; encoded by the exons ATGCGCTCGGAAAAGGAGGGGGCCGGAGGCCCTAGGGCGGCCGTTGCCGCGCGGGGCCCGAGCGGGAGGGAAAAGCTGTCAGCCCTAGAGGTGCAGTTCCACCGCGACTCGCAgcagcaggaggctgagacgCCGCCAACCTCGTCCTCCGGTTGCGCTGGCGGTGCGGGCAAACCTCGCGAGGAGAAGAGGACGGCCCTGAGCAAG GTGGTCATCCGCCGCCTGCCCCCGGGCCTCACCAAGGAGCAGCTGGAGGAGCAGCTGCGCCCGCTGCCAGCACACGACTACTTCGAGTTCTTCGCCGCCGACCTGAG TCTTTATCCTCATCTCTACTCAAGAGCATACATTAATTTTAGGAATCCTGATGACATTCTTCTTTTTAGAGATCGTTTTGATGGATATATCTTCCTTGACAGCAAAG GCCTAGAATATCCTGCAGTGGTAGAGTTTGCTCCGTTCCAGAAGATAGCCAAAAAGAAGCTGAGAAAAAAAGATGCCAAGACTGGAAGCATCGAAGATG ATCCAGAATATAAGAAGTTTTTAGAAACCTACTGTgtggaggaagagaagaccagTGCCAACCCTGAGACTCTGCTGGGGGAGATGGAGGCGAAGACAAGAGAGCTCATTG CTAGAAGAACCACACCTCTTttggaatatattaaaaatagaaaattagaaaagcag AGAATTCGAGAAGAGAAGCGAGAAGAACGGAGGAGGAGAGAGTTAGAAAAGAAACGTTTGcgggaagaggaaaaaagaagaagaagagaagaagaaagatgcaaaaaaaaagagacagataaacagaagaaaattgcAGAGAAAGAAGTACGGATCAAG GTCACACAGCGGCAGTGA
- the UPF3A gene encoding regulator of nonsense transcripts 3A isoform X5 produces the protein MRSEKEGAGGPRAAVAARGPSGREKLSALEVQFHRDSQQQEAETPPTSSSGCAGGAGKPREEKRTALSKVVIRRLPPGLTKEQLEEQLRPLPAHDYFEFFAADLSLYPHLYSRAYINFRNPDDILLFRDRFDGYIFLDSKGLEYPAVVEFAPFQKIAKKKLRKKDAKTGSIEDDPEYKKFLETYCVEEEKTSANPETLLGEMEAKTRELIARRTTPLLEYIKNRKLEKQRIREEKREERRRRELEKKRLREEEKRRRREEERCKKKETDKQKKIAEKEVRIKLLKKPEKGEEPTTEKPKERGEEIDTGGGKQESCAPGAVIKARPVEGSLEEPQETTGQPCSCMIQELASERESVAEAGGSARQKVRGLALRRGKRQSESLHAPGLHGRARASQKCVNDPRV, from the exons ATGCGCTCGGAAAAGGAGGGGGCCGGAGGCCCTAGGGCGGCCGTTGCCGCGCGGGGCCCGAGCGGGAGGGAAAAGCTGTCAGCCCTAGAGGTGCAGTTCCACCGCGACTCGCAgcagcaggaggctgagacgCCGCCAACCTCGTCCTCCGGTTGCGCTGGCGGTGCGGGCAAACCTCGCGAGGAGAAGAGGACGGCCCTGAGCAAG GTGGTCATCCGCCGCCTGCCCCCGGGCCTCACCAAGGAGCAGCTGGAGGAGCAGCTGCGCCCGCTGCCAGCACACGACTACTTCGAGTTCTTCGCCGCCGACCTGAG TCTTTATCCTCATCTCTACTCAAGAGCATACATTAATTTTAGGAATCCTGATGACATTCTTCTTTTTAGAGATCGTTTTGATGGATATATCTTCCTTGACAGCAAAG GCCTAGAATATCCTGCAGTGGTAGAGTTTGCTCCGTTCCAGAAGATAGCCAAAAAGAAGCTGAGAAAAAAAGATGCCAAGACTGGAAGCATCGAAGATG ATCCAGAATATAAGAAGTTTTTAGAAACCTACTGTgtggaggaagagaagaccagTGCCAACCCTGAGACTCTGCTGGGGGAGATGGAGGCGAAGACAAGAGAGCTCATTG CTAGAAGAACCACACCTCTTttggaatatattaaaaatagaaaattagaaaagcag AGAATTCGAGAAGAGAAGCGAGAAGAACGGAGGAGGAGAGAGTTAGAAAAGAAACGTTTGcgggaagaggaaaaaagaagaagaagagaagaagaaagatgcaaaaaaaaagagacagataaacagaagaaaattgcAGAGAAAGAAGTACGGATCAAG CTTCTTAAGAAACCAGAAAAGGGAGAGGAACCAACCACAGAGAAaccaaaagaaagaggagaggagattGATACTGGAGGTGGCAAGCAGGAATCCTGTGCCCCCGGTGCAGTCATAAAAGCCAGGCCTGTGGAAGGCTCGCTGGAGGAGCCCCAGGAGAC GACCGGCCAGCCTTGCAGCTGTATGATCCAGGAGCTCGCTTCCGAGCGCGAGAGTGTGGCGGAAGCAGGAGGATCTGCAAGGCAGAAGGTTCGGGGACTGGCCCTGAGAAGAGGGAAGAGGCAGAGTGAGTCACTGCATGCACCTGGCCTCCATGGACGAGCGAGGGCATCCCAGAAATGTGTAAATGACCCCCGAGTGTGA